The proteins below come from a single Aegilops tauschii subsp. strangulata cultivar AL8/78 chromosome 6, Aet v6.0, whole genome shotgun sequence genomic window:
- the LOC120966246 gene encoding uncharacterized protein, translating into MIPAGAAAAAGGAVAPPPPPPPGGAAETGMMRIRAVARAHLVLGWATALLAVLALNLQPHLQGQCTTTEDEVAHMRADALLLLLSSAAQAAAATVAAFASEDWRKGVPWSFAAFAHGMGVATFYRLDKVVFLAALVTVGSCPGSHLLVHGTPLVAHFILLAVPLGLFFLFGVDTLICALVYP; encoded by the exons ATGATCCCGGCCGGTGCTGCAGCAGCTGCTGGTGGAGCTgttgctcctcctcctcctcctcctcccggaGGAGCAGCAGAGACAGGGATGATGCGCATCCGCGCGGTGGCGCGGGCGCACCTCGTCCTCGGGTGGGCCACCGCCCTCCTCGCCGTCCTCGCCCTCAACCTCCAGCCACACCTGCAG GGGCAGTGCACGACCACCGAGGATGAGGTGGCGCACATGCGCGCcgacgcgctgctgctgctgctgtccaGCGCCGCCCAGGCCGCGGCGGCCACGGTGGCCGCCTTCGCGTCGGAGGACTGGCGCAAGGGAGTGCCCTGGAGCTTCGCTGCCTTCGCCCACGGGATGGGTGTCGCCACCTTCTACCGCCTGGACAAAGTCGTCTTCTTGGCGGCGCTCGTCACCGTCGGGAGCTGCCCCGGCAGCCATCTGCTCGTCCACGGGACACCGCTGGTAGCCCACTTTATCCTGCTCGCGGTGCCCCTCGGTCTCTTCTTCCTATTCGGCGTCGACACGTTGATCTGCGCCCTGGTATACCCTTAG